In Sceloporus undulatus isolate JIND9_A2432 ecotype Alabama chromosome 7, SceUnd_v1.1, whole genome shotgun sequence, one DNA window encodes the following:
- the ADAMTSL2 gene encoding ADAMTS-like protein 2 isoform X1, producing MKTNCVGMKTAKWSWEHILVNNCACLKGTLALAVVVGNIVLAIAQDHVPASNSLEEAGADITAYWWGEWTKWTACTRTCGGGVKSQERHCLRQRRKSVMGFLNKTCTGTSKRYQLCKVQQCPPNGRSFREEQCSSFNSHVYNGRTYQWKPLYPDDYVHISSKPCDLHCTTVDGQRQLMVLARDGTSCKYSDFRGVCVSGKCEPIGCDGILFSTHTLDKCGVCQGNGSSCTHVTGSYRKGNLHLGYSLVTHIPAGARDIQIVERKKSADVLAVADEAGYYFFNGNFRVDSPKNFNIAGTIFKYRRPMDIYETGIEYIVAQGPTNQGLNIMVWNQNGKNPSITYEYTLLRRPHSKNMQPVYYTFSESDSEESQEVDGEEPLGFVQHNASFFGALSKEKIHLENHMFGRQDTAEDLDLSKIQETNEVYERVETKDCDPALKAKQTKDSNATKSNYMVEGNRRELDSHLASKEFLSENSIRHKHLDKTSDSKESNQNKTTNSIFAPKKLTNSVGSYADSLYVDYDDSDDGVAYIVNGTFLELSSDKTINTSSETQFSNATISATIPQGNRTHKTRNRLKLFRKGQNMSPADMYRWKLSSHEPCSSTCTTGVMSTYAMCIRYDGIEVDDMYCDAMTRPEPVHEFCAGRECQPRWEASSWSECSRTCGEGYQFRIVRCWKMISPGFDSSVYSDLCESADITRPEERKVCKNPACGPQWEMSEWSECTAKCGERSIVSRDIRCSEEERLCDANTKPPADKNCTGPPCDRQWTVSDWGPCSGGCGQGRMIRHVYCKTSDGRVVPESQCNLETKPLAIHPCGDKSCPAHWLAQDWERCNTTCGRGVKKRIVLCLEIVNGKIKTRSPTECDITKKPTEETTCFERPCFKWYTTPWSECTKTCGIGVRMRDVKCYQGKDLVRGCDPLVKPVGKQTCDLQPCPTEPPDDSCQDQAGTNCALAIKVNLCSHWYYSKACCRSCRAPHS from the exons GACCATGTGCCAGCTTCGAATAGTCTTGAAGAAGCCGGAGCTGACATTACGGCGTATTGGTGGGGCGAGTGGACAAAATGGACGGCTTGTACTCGGACTTGTGGGGGAGGAGTAAAGTCCCAAGAAAGGCACTGTCTCCGTCAGAG AAGGAAGTCAGTGATGGGGTTTCTCAACAAAACATGCACTGGAACTTCCAAAAGATACCAGCTGTGCAAAGTACAA cagTGCCCTCCAAACGGCCGGAGCTTCCGAGAGGAGCAGTGCTCTTCCTTCAACTCGCATGTGTATAACGGGAGGACGTATCAATGGAAACCTTTATATCCCG aTGACTACGTCCACATCTCCAGCAAGCCTTGCGATCTCCACTGCACCACCGTCGATGGGCAAAGGCAGTTAATGGTCCTGGCCCGGGATGGGACCTCTTGTAAATATTCGGATTTCCGAGGGGTTTGCGTGTCTGGAAAATGTGAG CCCATTGGATGTGACGGGATACTGTTCTCGACCCACACGTTGGACAAATGTGGCGTTTGCCAAGGGAACGGGAGCAGCTGTACCCACGTGACTGGGAGTTACAGAAAAGGAAATTTACACCTTG GCTACTCTCTGGTGACTCACATTCCTGCTGGTGCAAGAGATATCCAGATTGTGGAACGGAAGAAGTCAGCTGATGTTCTGG CTGTTGCTGATGAAGCTGGCTATTACTTCTTCAACGGCAACTTCCGAGTAGATAGCCCCAAAAATTTCAACATTGCTGGGACCATCTTCAAATACAGAAGGCCAATGGACATTTATGAGACTGGAATAGAATACATCGTGGCTCAAGGACCAACCAACCAGGGCTTAAATATCATG GTTTGGAACCAAAATGGAAAGAACCCATCAATCACGTACGAATACACTCTCCTGAGGAGGCCGCATTCGAAAAACATGCAGCCTGTTTACTATACCTTCTCTGAatcggacagtgaagaaagtcaagaagtTGATGGAGAGGAGCCTCTGGGGTTTGTGCAGCACAACGCAAGTTTCTTTGGGGCTCTCTCCAAAGAAAAAATCCATCTGGAGAATCACATGTTTGGCCGGCAAGACACAGCTGAAGACTTGGACTTGAGCAAAATTCAGGAGACCAATGAAGTCTATGAAAGGGTGGAAACCAAGGACTGTGATCCAGCTCTGAAGGCAAAGCAGACTAAAG ATTCAAATGCAACCAAATCCAATTACATGGTCGAAGGAAACAGGAGGGAACTGGACTCCCACCTTGCTTCCAAAGAATTTCTTTCAGAGAACTCCATTCGCCACAAACATTTGGACAAGACGTCCGACTCGAAAGAATCCAACCAGAACAAGACCACAAACAGTATCTTTGCTCCAAAGAAACTAACCAATTCAGTTGGGTCCTACGCCGACAGTCTTTATGTCGATTATGATGACAGCGACGACGGCGTGGCGTACATTGTTAACGGCACGTTCTTGGAGTTGAGCAGCGACAAAACCATCAACACATCTTCAGAGACCCAGTTTTCAAATGCTACCATCTCTGCCACAATTCCTCAAGGGAACCGAACCCACAAAACCAG GAACCGGCTGAAACTGTTCCGAAAGGGCCAAAATATGAGTCCAGCAGATATGTACCGATGGAAACTCTCCTCTCATGAACCCTGCAGTTCGACCTGTACGACAG GTGTGATGTCCACCTATGCCATGTGCATCCGCTATGATGGGATCGAAGTGGATGATATGTATTGTGATGCCATGACTCGTCCTGAGCCTGTCCATGAATTCTGCGCAGGGAGAGAATGCCAACCTAG GTGGGAAGCCAGCAGCTGGAGCGAATGCTCCCGGACATGTGGCGAAGGGTACCAGTTCCGCATTGTCCGCTGTTGGAAGATGATCTCACCGGGATTTGACAGCTCCGTCTACAGTGATCTGTGTGAATCTGCTGATATCACTCGGCCAGAAGAGCGGAAGGTCTGCAAAAACCCAGCGTGTGGGCCACAGTGGGAAATGTCTGAATGGTCAGAG TGTACGGCCAAATGTGGCGAGAGGAGTATTGTGAGCAGAGACATCCGATGTTCCGAGGAAGAGCGGTTGTGTGATGCCAACACCAAGCCGCCCGCCGACAAGAACTGCACAGGGCCCCCTTGCGACAGGCAGTGGACTGTCTCCGACTGGGGACCG TGCAGCGGAGGCTGTGGACAGGGCCGAATGATCCGGCACGTCTACTGCAAAACCAGCGATGGGCGCGTGGTGCCGGAGTCGCAGTGTAACCTGGAGACTAAACCACTTGCCATCCACCCCTGTGGGGATAAGAGCTGCCCAGCCCACTGGCTGGCCCAGGATTGGGAAAGG TGTAATACCACCTGCGGCCGAGGGGTGAAGAAGCGGATTGTGCTGTGCCTGGAGATTGTCAATGGGAAAATCAAAACCCGCAGCCCAACAGAATGTGACATCACCAAGAAACCGACAGAGGAAACCACCTGCTTCGAGAGACCTTGCTTCAAGTGGTACACCACTCCTTGGTCTGAG TGTACAAAAACCTGTGGCATTGGTGTGCGGATGAGAGATGTTAAGTGTTACCAAGGGAAGGACCTCGTCCGGGGCTGTGACCCTCTCGTGAAACCAGTCGGGAAGCAGACGTGTGACCTTCAGCCTTGCCCAACCGAACCACCAG ATGACAGCTGTCAAGACCAAGCAGGGACCAACTGTGCACTAGCGATTAAGGTGAACCTTTGCAGCCACTGGTACTATAGCAAAGCTTGCTGCAGGTCCTGCAGAGCCCCTCACTCCTAA
- the ADAMTSL2 gene encoding ADAMTS-like protein 2 isoform X2 — protein MKTNCVGMKTAKWSWEHILVNNCACLKGTLALAVVVGNIVLAIAQDHVPASNSLEEAGADITAYWWGEWTKWTACTRTCGGGVKSQERHCLRQRRKSVMGFLNKTCTGTSKRYQLCKVQCPPNGRSFREEQCSSFNSHVYNGRTYQWKPLYPDDYVHISSKPCDLHCTTVDGQRQLMVLARDGTSCKYSDFRGVCVSGKCEPIGCDGILFSTHTLDKCGVCQGNGSSCTHVTGSYRKGNLHLGYSLVTHIPAGARDIQIVERKKSADVLAVADEAGYYFFNGNFRVDSPKNFNIAGTIFKYRRPMDIYETGIEYIVAQGPTNQGLNIMVWNQNGKNPSITYEYTLLRRPHSKNMQPVYYTFSESDSEESQEVDGEEPLGFVQHNASFFGALSKEKIHLENHMFGRQDTAEDLDLSKIQETNEVYERVETKDCDPALKAKQTKDSNATKSNYMVEGNRRELDSHLASKEFLSENSIRHKHLDKTSDSKESNQNKTTNSIFAPKKLTNSVGSYADSLYVDYDDSDDGVAYIVNGTFLELSSDKTINTSSETQFSNATISATIPQGNRTHKTRNRLKLFRKGQNMSPADMYRWKLSSHEPCSSTCTTGVMSTYAMCIRYDGIEVDDMYCDAMTRPEPVHEFCAGRECQPRWEASSWSECSRTCGEGYQFRIVRCWKMISPGFDSSVYSDLCESADITRPEERKVCKNPACGPQWEMSEWSECTAKCGERSIVSRDIRCSEEERLCDANTKPPADKNCTGPPCDRQWTVSDWGPCSGGCGQGRMIRHVYCKTSDGRVVPESQCNLETKPLAIHPCGDKSCPAHWLAQDWERCNTTCGRGVKKRIVLCLEIVNGKIKTRSPTECDITKKPTEETTCFERPCFKWYTTPWSECTKTCGIGVRMRDVKCYQGKDLVRGCDPLVKPVGKQTCDLQPCPTEPPDDSCQDQAGTNCALAIKVNLCSHWYYSKACCRSCRAPHS, from the exons GACCATGTGCCAGCTTCGAATAGTCTTGAAGAAGCCGGAGCTGACATTACGGCGTATTGGTGGGGCGAGTGGACAAAATGGACGGCTTGTACTCGGACTTGTGGGGGAGGAGTAAAGTCCCAAGAAAGGCACTGTCTCCGTCAGAG AAGGAAGTCAGTGATGGGGTTTCTCAACAAAACATGCACTGGAACTTCCAAAAGATACCAGCTGTGCAAAGTACAA TGCCCTCCAAACGGCCGGAGCTTCCGAGAGGAGCAGTGCTCTTCCTTCAACTCGCATGTGTATAACGGGAGGACGTATCAATGGAAACCTTTATATCCCG aTGACTACGTCCACATCTCCAGCAAGCCTTGCGATCTCCACTGCACCACCGTCGATGGGCAAAGGCAGTTAATGGTCCTGGCCCGGGATGGGACCTCTTGTAAATATTCGGATTTCCGAGGGGTTTGCGTGTCTGGAAAATGTGAG CCCATTGGATGTGACGGGATACTGTTCTCGACCCACACGTTGGACAAATGTGGCGTTTGCCAAGGGAACGGGAGCAGCTGTACCCACGTGACTGGGAGTTACAGAAAAGGAAATTTACACCTTG GCTACTCTCTGGTGACTCACATTCCTGCTGGTGCAAGAGATATCCAGATTGTGGAACGGAAGAAGTCAGCTGATGTTCTGG CTGTTGCTGATGAAGCTGGCTATTACTTCTTCAACGGCAACTTCCGAGTAGATAGCCCCAAAAATTTCAACATTGCTGGGACCATCTTCAAATACAGAAGGCCAATGGACATTTATGAGACTGGAATAGAATACATCGTGGCTCAAGGACCAACCAACCAGGGCTTAAATATCATG GTTTGGAACCAAAATGGAAAGAACCCATCAATCACGTACGAATACACTCTCCTGAGGAGGCCGCATTCGAAAAACATGCAGCCTGTTTACTATACCTTCTCTGAatcggacagtgaagaaagtcaagaagtTGATGGAGAGGAGCCTCTGGGGTTTGTGCAGCACAACGCAAGTTTCTTTGGGGCTCTCTCCAAAGAAAAAATCCATCTGGAGAATCACATGTTTGGCCGGCAAGACACAGCTGAAGACTTGGACTTGAGCAAAATTCAGGAGACCAATGAAGTCTATGAAAGGGTGGAAACCAAGGACTGTGATCCAGCTCTGAAGGCAAAGCAGACTAAAG ATTCAAATGCAACCAAATCCAATTACATGGTCGAAGGAAACAGGAGGGAACTGGACTCCCACCTTGCTTCCAAAGAATTTCTTTCAGAGAACTCCATTCGCCACAAACATTTGGACAAGACGTCCGACTCGAAAGAATCCAACCAGAACAAGACCACAAACAGTATCTTTGCTCCAAAGAAACTAACCAATTCAGTTGGGTCCTACGCCGACAGTCTTTATGTCGATTATGATGACAGCGACGACGGCGTGGCGTACATTGTTAACGGCACGTTCTTGGAGTTGAGCAGCGACAAAACCATCAACACATCTTCAGAGACCCAGTTTTCAAATGCTACCATCTCTGCCACAATTCCTCAAGGGAACCGAACCCACAAAACCAG GAACCGGCTGAAACTGTTCCGAAAGGGCCAAAATATGAGTCCAGCAGATATGTACCGATGGAAACTCTCCTCTCATGAACCCTGCAGTTCGACCTGTACGACAG GTGTGATGTCCACCTATGCCATGTGCATCCGCTATGATGGGATCGAAGTGGATGATATGTATTGTGATGCCATGACTCGTCCTGAGCCTGTCCATGAATTCTGCGCAGGGAGAGAATGCCAACCTAG GTGGGAAGCCAGCAGCTGGAGCGAATGCTCCCGGACATGTGGCGAAGGGTACCAGTTCCGCATTGTCCGCTGTTGGAAGATGATCTCACCGGGATTTGACAGCTCCGTCTACAGTGATCTGTGTGAATCTGCTGATATCACTCGGCCAGAAGAGCGGAAGGTCTGCAAAAACCCAGCGTGTGGGCCACAGTGGGAAATGTCTGAATGGTCAGAG TGTACGGCCAAATGTGGCGAGAGGAGTATTGTGAGCAGAGACATCCGATGTTCCGAGGAAGAGCGGTTGTGTGATGCCAACACCAAGCCGCCCGCCGACAAGAACTGCACAGGGCCCCCTTGCGACAGGCAGTGGACTGTCTCCGACTGGGGACCG TGCAGCGGAGGCTGTGGACAGGGCCGAATGATCCGGCACGTCTACTGCAAAACCAGCGATGGGCGCGTGGTGCCGGAGTCGCAGTGTAACCTGGAGACTAAACCACTTGCCATCCACCCCTGTGGGGATAAGAGCTGCCCAGCCCACTGGCTGGCCCAGGATTGGGAAAGG TGTAATACCACCTGCGGCCGAGGGGTGAAGAAGCGGATTGTGCTGTGCCTGGAGATTGTCAATGGGAAAATCAAAACCCGCAGCCCAACAGAATGTGACATCACCAAGAAACCGACAGAGGAAACCACCTGCTTCGAGAGACCTTGCTTCAAGTGGTACACCACTCCTTGGTCTGAG TGTACAAAAACCTGTGGCATTGGTGTGCGGATGAGAGATGTTAAGTGTTACCAAGGGAAGGACCTCGTCCGGGGCTGTGACCCTCTCGTGAAACCAGTCGGGAAGCAGACGTGTGACCTTCAGCCTTGCCCAACCGAACCACCAG ATGACAGCTGTCAAGACCAAGCAGGGACCAACTGTGCACTAGCGATTAAGGTGAACCTTTGCAGCCACTGGTACTATAGCAAAGCTTGCTGCAGGTCCTGCAGAGCCCCTCACTCCTAA
- the FAM163B gene encoding protein FAM163B: protein MTAGTVVITGGILATVILLCIIAVLCYCRLQYYCCKKDDSEEDGEEPDFDVDSHIPPLHCNRNVALTNGPSLYHSPSPFKKHSQCRTVCPSCSHYEPPTFFLQEPEEEVRNGGDLVNYKAISQEDLELPASVNNLQALNPNRLSAMREAFSRSRSISTDV from the exons ATGACAGCCGGGACCGTGGTCATCACAGGCGGAATATTAGCAACTGTCATATTATTGTGTATCATAGCCGTTCTCTGCTATTGTAGGCTTCAG TATTACTGCTGCAAGAAGGATGATTCAGAAGAGGACGGGGAGGAGCCGGACTTCGATGTGGACTCCCACATCCCTCCACTCCACTGCAACCGCAATGTGGCTCTGACCAACGGCCCCTCCTTGTACCACTCGCCCTCCCCcttcaagaagcactcccagtgTCGGACTGTCTGTCCCAGTTGTTCCCATTATGAGCCTCCCACCTTCTTCCTCCAGGAACCGGAAGAGGAGGTCCGGAACGGAGGCGACCTGGTCAACTACAAGGCCATCAGCCAAGAAGACCTGGAACTGCCTGCCAGCGTGAACAACCTCCAGGCCCTCAACCCCAACCGTCTCTCAGCCATGCGCGAAGCCTTCTCCCGCAGCCGTAGCATCAGCACCGATGTCTAA